Proteins co-encoded in one Pocillopora verrucosa isolate sample1 chromosome 1, ASM3666991v2, whole genome shotgun sequence genomic window:
- the LOC131791504 gene encoding G-protein coupled receptor GRL101-like, which produces MHRFLDDNKVKRFHGDLFSQSVKLQWLQLNNNNLEKIQKGLFDGLTALTRLWLQDNRIETPHKQVFEDLTNLTELDLSNNEVEDLPQEIFSNLANIKILLLSNNQLRDLPPTIFASLTKLKTIKIEKNELKELHPQQFRGLVKLYDLYLSGNKLRYFPKGIFKGLKELLIIEIVENEMTHISIDNFKEIKQLKILYMQYNKMREIPYGFFDILKDIQRVSLDTNLMCCHMHKQDADCTFTYNDDFANCESMFKNSAPRKSIWVIGVFSLVGAVFVVTWRVIFKEKNVVQSIMLLHLAVSDGLMGIYLISLGTKDLLWRGEYYLHDFQWRSGLSCQIIGAISLLSSEVSVMMMTLISADRLKNIVFPYHGASLKPKATHILCIIIWAIGFLMAFLPMFGIQYFEDPFRYHSYYGRSVVCLPLQLTSDKPAGWEYSVAIFLALNFAFFLFIMGAYLMILVKSYLSSRRLARQGTEREIQARRANFRRETALARRVFFIILSDCVCWMPVIVIGMRTIIEKSYEAQGDLAVWIAVFALPINSALNPILYTLSTEQVRGILKSKMDKVWNYLKTVFTCCGRDQKGQGDGEQPNQPGAEDNGQRGGQGGQGEGEQVNQHGMEENVEHGGEGGQIEGEDIELASVGVHHPQQGEVEGVVIELAHVDVRHTQQGVLDAAEKIEPAPIENTDLNQGKRNKSLKKGDGKFRHSTEKNRKREKSRSMRRKSPSATEAVDEEHTFEEDTKL; this is translated from the exons ATGGCTGCAAGACAACAGAATTGAAACGCCACACAAGCAAGTTTTCGAAGATTTGACTAATTTGACCGAGCT GGATCTGTCTAATAATGAAGTTGAGGATCTCCCTCAAGAAATCTTCAGCAATCTGGCAAATATCAAAATACT GCTTTTGTCCAACAACCAACTAAGAGATTTACCGCCTACGATATTTGCTAGCCTAACCAAGCTAAAGACAAT aaaaattgagAAGAATGAGTTAAAGGAGCTGCATCCTCAACAGTTTAGGGGACTGGTAAAGCTGTATGACCT CTATCTATCGGGAAACAAACTCAGATACTTCccaaaaggaatttttaaaggcTTAAAGGAGCTTTTGATTAT agaaattgttgaaaacgAAATGACACATATCTCCATCGAcaacttcaaagaaattaaacagttaaaaattct gtATATGCAGTATAACAAGATGAGGGAGATTCCATAtggttttttcgatattttgaaGGATATACAACGAgt GAGTCTCGATACAAATCTGATGTGTTGTCATATGCACAAGCAGGACGCCGACTGTACTTTCACGTACAACGACGACTTTGCCAACTGTGAGAGCATGTTTAAGAATTCTGCCCCAAGGAAGAGTATCTGGGTGATAGGAGTATTTTCTCTGGTTGGTGCAGTGTTTGTTGTCACTTGGCGAGtgatctttaaagaaaagaacgtgGTTCAGTCGATCATGTTGCTCCACTTAGCAGTGTCCGATGGTCTGATGGGTATTTACCTGATCTCTCTTGGCACTAAAGATCTGCTGTGGAGAGGAGAGTATTACTTGCATGACTTCCAGTGGAGGTCTGGTTTGTCTTGTCAAATAATTGGAGCAATCTCCCTTCTGTCAAGTGAGGTTTCGGTTATGATGATGACACTGATATCTGCTGATcggcttaaaaatattgtgtttccttACCATGGTGCTTCTCTGAAACCAAAGGCAACACATATCCTTTGCATCATCATATGGGCAATCGGCTTCCTTATGGCCTTTTTGCCTATGTTTGGTATTCAGTATTTTGAAGACCCATTCAGGTACCATAGTTACTATGGTAGAAGTGTGGTATGTCTGCCCTTGCAGCTTACTTCTGATAAGCCGGCAGGTTGGGAGTATTCTGTTGCTATCTTTCTCgctttgaattttgcttttttcttgttcatcatgGGTGCTTATCTCATGATACTAGTCAAGTCTTACTTGTCTAGCCGGCGACTGGCCCGTCAGGGTACTGAAAGAGAGATCCAGGCCAGAAGAGCAAACTTTAGGAGGGAAACGGCTCTTGCAAGGCGGGTGTTCTTCATCATCCTGAGTGATTGTGTGTGCTGGATGCCGGTGATAGTGATTGGTATGAGGACCATCATCGAGAAGTCTTACGAAGCGCAAGGAGACCTCGCTGTCTGGATTGCTGTATTTGCCCTTCCGATCAACTCGGCCTTGAATCCTATCCTGTACACCTTGTCAACAGAACAG GTCAGAGGCATTCTGAAGAGCAAAATGGACAAAGTCTGGAACTACTTGAAGACCGTTTTCACCTGCTGTGGTCGGGATCAGAAAG gccAAGGAGATGGGGAACAACCGAACCAACCGGGAGCAGAAGACAATGGACAACGTGGCGGCCAAGGAG gcCAAGGAGAGGGAGAGCAAGTTAACCAGCACGGAATGGAAGAAAATGTAGAACATGGGGGCGAGGGAG GACAAATTGAGGGTGAAGATATCGAATTGGCGAGTGTTGGTGTGCATCATCCACAACAGG GGGAAGTCGAGGGTGTAGTTATCGAACTGGCTCATGTTGATGTGCGTCATACACAACAGG gaGTACTTGATGCAGCCGAAAAAATCGAACCGGCACCTATTGAGAATACTGATCTAAATCAAG gaAAACGgaacaagagtttgaaaaaaggggACGGTAAATTCAGGCATTCCACCGAAAAGAA cagaaaaagggaaaaatcaagATCAATGCGTCGAAAGTCACCTTCGGCTACCGAAGCTGTCGATGAAGAACACACTTTTGAAGAGGACACAAAACTGTAG
- the LOC136280448 gene encoding nephrocystin-3-like, with protein MDVATSYNNLGNVYSGLGDFLQAKDCLARTLDIRLKQLGPKHVAVATSYNNLAWVLYSDLGDFQQAKYYLARALDIRLKQLGPEHVDVAASYNDLGTVYSDLGDFQRAKDNHARALEIYPKQLGPEHVDVTASYNNLGTVFSDLGDFQKAKDYHARALDIRVKLLGPKHINVAASYNNLGTVYRNLSDLQKAKYNHVRALDIRVKQFGPEHLGSEHGNVASSYNNLGTVYSDLADFQQAKYYHTRALDIRLKQLGPEHVDVADSFNNLGTLYRNVSDFQQAMDYHVLALDICLKQFGRNHLKVGETYENIGDAHNDQGHDEEAKRNYDHALAICVRNLGSGHVKVRIIQNKLAQL; from the exons ATGGATGTCGcaacttcttacaataacctgggtaatGTATACAGTGGTTTAGGTGATTTCCTCCAAGCAAAGGACTGCCTTGCACGTACACtagacattcgtctgaaacagctcggacctaaGCATGTAGCTGTCGCAACTTCATACAATAatctgg CCTGGGTACTATACagtgatctaggtgatttccagcaagcaaagtaCTACCTTGcgcgtgcactggacattcgtctgaaacagctcggacctgagcatgtagatgtGGCAGCCTCTTACAATgacctgggtactgtatacagtgatctaggtgatttccagagAGCAAAGGAtaaccatgcacgtgcactagAAATTTATCCcaaacagctcggacctgagcatgtagatgtGACAGcctcttacaataacctgggtactgtattcAGTGATCTTGGTGATTTTCAGAAAGCAAAGGATTACCAcgcacgtgcactggacattcgtgtGAAACTGCTCGGACCTAAGCATATAAatgtcgcagcttcttacaataacctgggtactgtgtacCGAAATCTAAGTGATCTTCAGAAAGCAAAGTACAACCATgtacgtgcactggacattcgtgtGAAACAGttcggacctgagcat CTTGGATCCGAGCATGGAAATGTCGCATCTTcctacaataacctgggtactgtgtacAGTGATCTAGctgatttccagcaagcaaagtaCTACCATACACGTGCACtagacattcgtctgaaacagctcggacctgagcatgtagatgtcGCAGATTCTttcaataacctgggtactcTATACAGAAATGTAagtgatttccagcaagcaatgGACTACCATGTACTTGCACTGGACATTTGCCTAAAACAGTTCGGACGTAATCATCTTAAAGTTGGAGAAACTTATGAAAATATTGGTGACGCACACAATGATCAGGGTCACGATGAGGAGGCGAAAAGGAACTATGATCATGCTTTGGCGATTTGTGTTCGAAACCTTGGCTCTGGACACGTTAAAGTTAGAATTATTCAGAATAAGCTGGCTCAATTATAG